A region of the Leeuwenhoekiella sp. MAR_2009_132 genome:
GATCAACACCGTGCACATCAACGGGTTTTATATGAAGAATTTCTTCGGAATATTACCGTTAAAGAATCTGTGAGCCAACAATTGTTGTTTCCACTTAGACTTGATTATTCAAATGCAGAATTAGTAATTTTTAGTTCGTTGAAAGAATCCTTAGAGAATACAGGTTTTGTATTGGATTTCCCGGAAGAAGGTTTTTTAGAAGTTTCCGGAATCCCGGCAAGTATTCAGGAAAGTGAAGTTTCTATAGTATTAGAGCAGTTACTGAGTGATGTCGAACAAGAAATACCAGATGCGGGTTTCAGTCAGACCGATGTTCTGGCTAAAAGTATGGCAAAGAGTATGGCGGTTAAAACCGGTGAAAAATTAGATGATTTATCGAGAGAACATCTCGTAAATAAGCTTTTTGCCTGTACAGAACCTACATTATCACCATTTTATAAAAAAACCTTTATTACGCTTACTGTCGATGAACTCGATCGTAAATTTAATGCATAATTAAAAACGCTTAGTAGCGTTACTAAAACAAACCTGATTAGATGGGTAAAATCACCGAAACTGTAAAAGTCCTTTTAATAATAAATGTAATCTTCTTCTTAGGAACAAAATTTCTGTTTCCTCAGGCTTTAGATCTTTTTGCGTTATGGTTTCCCGCAAATTCAAATTTTGAATATTGGCAGCCGCTTACGCATATGTTTATGCACGATCAAAGCAGTATTTTTCACATATTATTCAATATGTATGCGTTGTATGCTTTTGGAGGACCGGTAGAACAAGCTTTGGGAAAATCTAAATTTATATTTTTCTATTTTTCAGCAGGACTAGGTGCGGCCTTAATTCATACGTTGGTAGGGTATTATCATTACCAGTCTGGATATAATGCCTTGCTAGATGCAGGTGTAAGCCCTTCAGATATATCTCAAATACTTGAAAAAGCTTTTGCAAGTATTCAGCAAACTGGGCAGTACTCGTATCCAGATATTGGAGAGCCTGATAAAATACGCGGTATGATTGAGGCATTTTCTACCTCTGCAGTAGGTGCTTCTGGTGCTATTTATGGGGTTCTGGTGGCTTTTGGTATGTTATTTCCTAATGCTGAATTATTCCTAATCTTTTTACCTATTCCTATTAAAGCCAAGTTTTTTATACCAGCTCTTATTTTACTCGATTTATTTTCTGGTGTAACCGGGTTTTCATTATTTGGTCAGAATATTGCAAACTTTGCACACATAGGAGGAGCGTTATTTGGGTTTATAATGATGTGGTATTGGAAAAAGAACAGTTTTAATGACAAACGCTGGTATTAATTATGTCTGGAACTAGCTTAAGTTATCAGTTTAAAACGGCTTCAATAGTCGTTAAGCTTATCGTAATTAATGTTTTAATCTGGGTAGGCTTTATGCTTCTTGAATGGATTTTAAATTCAGGAAACATAATTACACAATGGTTAAGCTTGCCTACAGATTTAAGTAGGTTAATTATTCAACCGTGGTCTTTATTAACGTATGCTTTTCTACACGGAGGATTCTGGCATATTTTCTGGAATATGCTTATTCTGTATTGGTTTGGACAGATTGTTTTGAATCTATTTACTGAAAAACGATTTCTTACCGTTTATCTTTTAGGGGCTTTAGCCGGGGGTGTTTTCTTTGTTATTTCTTATAATCTGTTTCCGGTTCTTATTCAATCTACTGCTTTTCTGGTAGGAGCGAGTGCAGCCGTGCGAGCAATTATGATTTTTATAGCTACCTATACTCCTAATACAGAAGTGCGCATCATTTTTTTTAATGTAAAGCTTTGGCACATAGGTGTCTTTGTAATTCTTACAGATCTTATTCAAATTCCCTCATCTGATAATGCCGGAGGTTTGCTGGCTCATGTGGGTGGTGCTCTATTTGGTTTCGTCTATGCACAGCAACTGGGTAAAGGTAATGACATAGGCCTCTGGTGGGAGCGTTTTGCAGATACTGTAGTCGGTTTTTTTAAACCAAGGCCAAAGAGTGAGAAGAAAGCTAAAATGAAAACCGTCTATCGCAATACCAAGGCACACGCTACTGCTTCAACGGTTTCAAAATCTATGTCAAAAACCGAAAAACAAATACGTATTGATACCATTCTAGATAAAATAAGTAAAAGTGGTTACGATAGCTTATCTAAAGAAGATAAAGACTTTTTATTTAAAGCCGGAAAGGATACTTAATGAAAAAACTCGGACTTTGGAATAAGATTGTTTTTTTTATAAATAGTCTTTTTGCGATCGCGCTTTTAATAGGATATGCACTACCTTATTTTCCACCAAAAATTTTTCCACCGGTATCTGTTCTTACGCTTATCATTCCGGTTCTATTAGCAATTAATGCGTTATTTGTAATCTACTGGCTGCTGCTTTTCAAACGCCAATTTTTACTTTCAGGATCAATACTGGTGTTGTGGCTTTTTATAGGTACATCGCTTTTTAACTTTGGTTCTGGTGTGAAAATTAATGAGATCGTAAAAGCTGAAAATCAACTTAGTTTTTTTAGCTATAATGTTCACGTGTTTAGCAGTGATAACTATACAAAAGAAGAAATTAAGGAAGGATTAAGGGCACTTATAGAAAAGAATACACCAGATATTATCACGTTTCAAGAATTTTCAAAACATAGAGATCCTGAATTTAAAGGATATCCATATTCCTATTTTGGAGAGAATGGTACACGTAATTATGGTCAAAAAATCTATTCTAAATATCCTATAGTTAATGAGGGTTCTCTAAATTTTACCAGTACTTTTAATAATGCAATTTTTGTAGATATCGTTAAGGCAAAAGATACTATACGTATTTATAATATGCATATGCAGACGCTAACACTTACTCCAGAGTTAAATGCCTTAGAACAGGAAAATACAAAATCACTTGTAGGCAGGTTAGGCAGAGCATTTAAGAAACAACAAGAACAAACAAATTTATTTCTGGAACATCAGCGCAGTTGTAACTATAAAACCATTGTTGCCGGTGATTTTAATAATACCGCTTTTTCTTATACCTATAATAAAATACGGGGTTCTCGATTAGATGCTTTTGAAGAAAAAGGAAGTGGTTTTGGGCGTACGTTTATTTTTGATATTATTCCGTTACGTATAGATTTTATACTGCCCGATACCAGCTTTGAGGTATTGGCATTTGAAAATTTTAATGTTGATTATTCCGATCATTTTCCTATAATGGCTATTATGAAGTTATAATAATATTACAATTTTAAATCTAGTTTTTGTAAATAGGTGAGTGCCTCGGGGCCGAGATTAAATAGGAGATCTAAAACAGTTAAATACGGAATAAAACCATTTTTCTCTTCAAAAACCTGTCTATACTGCGGTAAATCAATTTTATTTTTTCGTTTTCCGTTTGCAAAGAATCTCAAATCAATTTTATGTGCATACGATTCTTTGTATTCTTCAGTATAAGAAATACTAAAATCTAAATCTAATAATCCCATTAAGCACTTAATTGTTTCGAGATTAAAGGCTAATAAAGAATTGTGTTCTTTATGGAATAAGGGGTAAATATCATCTTCATAAAACTCAAAAAACGGAGAGGTTCTATAGGCAATTACAAGTGATCTCCAATGCTGTCGTTGCCATAAGAAACTATTTTCAATTAAAGTGTCTTCTATTTTTTTTCTGCCTTTTCCTTTGTTATGGAGTATAGGAATATTTAACAGCAGTAAACCGTTAGACGTAGCAATGTACATTCTGGTTCTATAACTTTGTTTTTGATAATTTTCAGAAATTTCAAATGTTATTGATTCTGCCTGAACCATGGCAGCAAAAGATATGATGTCTGGAAAGTAAGTAGGACTTATAATAATATTACTCATATTGTAAAAGGTGTAAAGATACTTTAATTGAGCTTTTTGGGTGAATAAATACAATACTACATAAGTAAGAAAAAACTGATAAAACTAATTTTTAATTAAATTTAATATATTGATAATCAGATGATAATCTTTTTTAACATCTAAGTTTTTGTTATTTCATAGTTTATATTTGTTTTTAATCGGTTATTATTCGTAATATTACGGCGTCCAAATCCCCACTTAAGTGAAATTTAGTTACTTATTTTTTTTTATTGGCGTTAGCTTGCTTATAGGTAACTATTCCATTACTTACGGTAAATCATATTTACCTGCCGGAGACCTCTTTCCTATACTTCAGGATCAAACTTTAGAGCAACATCTCGATGCTATTTATGAATTTAGAGAAGAGAAGAAATATGATGTTGCTATAGAAAATCTTTCAGATTTAATTATAGATGCTAAAAATTTGAATGATTATACCTATGTATTTCACGGGTATAATTTGTTGAGTGTAATTTATGATGAAATTAATGACACCATACCTGCGTTAGCGTATGCAAAATCTGCTTTAGAGTTTGCAAAACAATCAAAAAATGATACTTTAATTTCCTGGGGCTATAATAACCTCGCAGCTAGTTTAGCAGATAATCCTGCTACACGTATGCAAGCTCTTGAGTATTATAAACAATCGTTAGAAATTCAACAGCGTTTGAATACGGGTGTTTTTTTAGATGCTGCGCTTAATATTGCAGAGCTTTATGGAAAAGAGGGCAACTATGTAATGATGTACCCATACTTAAAAAAGGCTACTGCGAGTTATGATCATTCATATGAGTATTATAATGATCCTATAATATATCTCGATATGACCTGGGGTGACTATTATAAAGGTCTTCACGTACCCAGTAAAGCTTTAGAACATTATGCTGAAGCTTATGAGCGAATTGAACGTGATAATAAGACTTCATTAGCATTAGAGTTTTATGAGAACTATGCACTTTTCCTTAAAGAACAAAATTATAACGATCGTGCATTTGAAGTACAACAACAGTATTTAAAGCATTATAAGCTTAGAGAAAAAACGTTAGAGACAGAAACTCTAAAACTAGCCCTTGCACGCGCAGAAACCGAAGAATTGCGAAGACAGCGTAATGATGCTGAAATGAAGCAGCAGCTGCTTGATCATGATCTACAACGCAAAAAAATTCAATTTATATTACTGGGATCTATACTCGGTTTATTGAGTTTATTTCTAGCCTATTTGTTCTATAGTGAAAAACTGAGATTAGGTCTTATAAATAATTTAAAGCGCAATAATAAAAATCTTTTAAAAGCTAAAAATCTTGCTGAAAAAAGTGAGCGTGCAAAATCTAAATTCTTTTCTACACTAAGTCATGAGATGCGAACTCCATTGTATGGTGTTACCGGCATTATTTCTCTTTTGGAAAAACGGAAAGAATTTGAAGCTTTTAAAGAAGAGATAGGGTCTTTAAAGTTTAGTGCAGATCATTTATTAGATATCATAAATGACCTCTTAGATTTATCAAAATTAGAAGATGAGTCGTTTAGTTTAATAAATAAACGATTTAATGTAAAATTATTAGCTGAAGATTTAATTTCAAGCTTTGATCAAAATAGTCTAAAAAATGCAGCTTGTACATTAAAATGCGTAATTGATTCTTCTGTACCCGATTATATTATAGGTGATGCCCGCAGAATATCACAGGTGCTTGTCAATATCTTAGGTAATGCATTAAAATTTACGCCTAAGGGCAATATTATTTTACGCTTACGAAGCGAGGACCTAGGTGCTAATAGATGCAGAATTCATTTTGAAGTTCAGGATGATGGTATCGGAATTCCTAAAGAGCGTCAAGAATTAATCTTTGATGAGTTTAGCCAATTAGAACAGTTGCAAAACGAAGAAACAGCTACAGACTTAAAAGGAACCGGCTTAGGATTGCCCATTGTACGTAAAATTCTAGAAAAAATGGATTCAGAAATTTATCTAAAAAGCGCTGTAGGTAAAGGTTCTACATTTATGTTTAGTATTGATTTTGAAAAGACACTTAGCACATCTAAAACATCAACAAACGAAATTTCTGGAAATTCATTGAAAGTTAAAAGTCTTAAGGGACTTCGCTGTTTAATAGTAGATGATAATAAAATTAATAGACTGGTAACTAAACGTGTATTAGAAAATTTAGAAATAATCACTTTTGAAGCTCAAAATGGGGAAGAGGCTTTAGAGCGTGCCAAAAAGCATCATTTTGATTTTATATTAATGGATATTAATATGCCAGGAATGAATGGTTATGAGACTACTCAGGCTATTCGTATTTTTGATAAACATATTCCTATAATAGCATTAACCGCTGCAGAGGCTTCCTTTATTACGAAAACTGCTCAGAACAGCGGTATGAATGATATAGTTACAAAGCCGTATAATGTAGATGATTTGTCTTCGACAATTTCTAAACACGTACAAATACGCAATCTTATTGCGAGCTTCTAAATGAGTTACTCTTTTTTGATTTGCTTTTGAATTTTTTCAATTGCTTGTTGTATAGACTTTTCAGGTTCGATTACGTTGTATGCTCCCCAAAACTCAGGATCTGCAAAACCAGAAACTTCATCTGCTAAAACGGTATTTTCTTTAAACTTTGATCTTCGGTTAATTCCTTCTTTACCTTGTAACTCTGTTTCCCAGTCTGTAATAAGCATCTCACTGTTAATGCGGTATTTACTATTAAATAGTTTTCGTTTCCAGTTTACTACAAATTCAAGTTGTACGTTGCTGTAGCTGTAATACCATTTCCCGTCTTTATTGCGGTAATCAACCCGGTAACTAATTTCGGTAGGATATACTTTAACCTGATTTGGTTTTTTCTTTACAAACAAGTCAGAAGCCGCTTTTCGGTTTTCAACATTTAAATTATATAATGCATTGGTAAGAGCACTTGTTTTTGAATCGATGTAGAGCTTACCGTAATATAAGGGTTCTAAAATGCTGCTCTTTTGTTTAAAATTAACCACATAAACAATGTTTCCATCATTAACTAAAGGCTCACCAAAAGAAAAGTCATAGTCTGAAAGTGTCTCTCTAGTAATAAAATACTTTTGATATTTAACTAAATCAGCATATAAAGCATTTAGAGGCCCTCCCTGTAATTTAATGGCAACAGTATCAAGGCGATCATAATTAGTGCTTTTGCGAGCTTTATACAATGCAATTAAGTCATTGCCAGCGTTTGTATAAGGTGTTTTTTGAATGGTAACTACGGCTTCAGCTAGAGAAGCGCTGCGGTTACGCTTATTAATAGTTTCCCGATAGAAGGCAGTCATAAAATTCTCTTGATCTGAATAGTTGTTTTCAATATTCGAGAAAACCTGTTCTACTAAAGTAAGAGCATTTTTAGGTCTTGAAATGTTTATTTCATCAAGTTCATATGCTTGCGGACTTAGACTTATAACAGATTTGTTTTGATCTAAATCTTTCAAAATAATGATTAGCTTTTCATAACCGGGATACGTCAAGGTCACTTTAGCATTAGGCATAGCTTCTTCTACCTTTAAAGAAAAATTCCCTTCAGAATTAGTTACTGTAGCAATGTTGGTACCTTCAATAAGTAAATTAACAAATGGCAGCGGGTTTTCTGAAGTTTTTGAAATTACGGTACCTTTGTATTCAAGATACTTTTGAGATTCCTGAGCGCTTAAAACGCCTGTACAACATAAAACAATTAAAGAAAAACGAATAAACCAGTTAGCTTTCGTGTTTAAAATGGAGATGTAATACTTTTTCATAGTATAATTTTATTTTTTCTATACAATTTACGATATTTTTGAGAATTCTGTATTACAAATTTTATTAGAATGCGTGTTGGCACGATTCCTGTTTGTAAGGATTAGGTTAAATTTGTTTTGCGATTTTGCAACACTTATTATGCTTTAACGTTATTAATAGAAAAATTGAAAACAATCGAAAGCACATATTTATACTGTACATCAAAACTCACCTTATTCTTGAGTCTTTGTATATTAGTATTGCCACTTCTAGCTACGGCCCAAATAGATAATACATCAGGGTCATTTAAAATACCGGCTGCCGAAAATCCTTTGGGAACTCCCACACCAGTTCCTGATAATGCAGTTTCTAAACCCGATATACCTAAATCGAGTGGTGGTTTAATGCTTGACGCTAACGGTAAATTAATAGAGCGCCCGCAACTTAGAGCTCCTGAGTCTCCCACATTCTATATGCTGAAACATGAATCATATGCTGATGCAGGACAGCGTTATACTGAAATGATGAATCAACGCGAGGCAAATCGTGATAGTGATAAATCTGACAAGCCAGCACATCAGTCTGATCAGGATTTGGGTACGTTTAAAAATGGGGGACAACAAGTAAAAATTGTATGTAGAGATTATGCTTATGTAGATGGTGACCGTGTTGCTGTTCTTGTTAATGACGAAATTGTAGTACCTAGTATTTGGTTAACTGAAGCCTATACGAGTTTTTATCTTCCATTAAAGAAAGGATTTAATAAAATATCATTTAAAGCGCTTAATCAAGGCTCTAGCGGTCCTAA
Encoded here:
- a CDS encoding response regulator encodes the protein MKFSYLFFFIGVSLLIGNYSITYGKSYLPAGDLFPILQDQTLEQHLDAIYEFREEKKYDVAIENLSDLIIDAKNLNDYTYVFHGYNLLSVIYDEINDTIPALAYAKSALEFAKQSKNDTLISWGYNNLAASLADNPATRMQALEYYKQSLEIQQRLNTGVFLDAALNIAELYGKEGNYVMMYPYLKKATASYDHSYEYYNDPIIYLDMTWGDYYKGLHVPSKALEHYAEAYERIERDNKTSLALEFYENYALFLKEQNYNDRAFEVQQQYLKHYKLREKTLETETLKLALARAETEELRRQRNDAEMKQQLLDHDLQRKKIQFILLGSILGLLSLFLAYLFYSEKLRLGLINNLKRNNKNLLKAKNLAEKSERAKSKFFSTLSHEMRTPLYGVTGIISLLEKRKEFEAFKEEIGSLKFSADHLLDIINDLLDLSKLEDESFSLINKRFNVKLLAEDLISSFDQNSLKNAACTLKCVIDSSVPDYIIGDARRISQVLVNILGNALKFTPKGNIILRLRSEDLGANRCRIHFEVQDDGIGIPKERQELIFDEFSQLEQLQNEETATDLKGTGLGLPIVRKILEKMDSEIYLKSAVGKGSTFMFSIDFEKTLSTSKTSTNEISGNSLKVKSLKGLRCLIVDDNKINRLVTKRVLENLEIITFEAQNGEEALERAKKHHFDFILMDINMPGMNGYETTQAIRIFDKHIPIIALTAAEASFITKTAQNSGMNDIVTKPYNVDDLSSTISKHVQIRNLIASF
- a CDS encoding endonuclease/exonuclease/phosphatase family protein, with amino-acid sequence MKKLGLWNKIVFFINSLFAIALLIGYALPYFPPKIFPPVSVLTLIIPVLLAINALFVIYWLLLFKRQFLLSGSILVLWLFIGTSLFNFGSGVKINEIVKAENQLSFFSYNVHVFSSDNYTKEEIKEGLRALIEKNTPDIITFQEFSKHRDPEFKGYPYSYFGENGTRNYGQKIYSKYPIVNEGSLNFTSTFNNAIFVDIVKAKDTIRIYNMHMQTLTLTPELNALEQENTKSLVGRLGRAFKKQQEQTNLFLEHQRSCNYKTIVAGDFNNTAFSYTYNKIRGSRLDAFEEKGSGFGRTFIFDIIPLRIDFILPDTSFEVLAFENFNVDYSDHFPIMAIMKL
- a CDS encoding WbqC family protein; the protein is MSNIIISPTYFPDIISFAAMVQAESITFEISENYQKQSYRTRMYIATSNGLLLLNIPILHNKGKGRKKIEDTLIENSFLWQRQHWRSLVIAYRTSPFFEFYEDDIYPLFHKEHNSLLAFNLETIKCLMGLLDLDFSISYTEEYKESYAHKIDLRFFANGKRKNKIDLPQYRQVFEEKNGFIPYLTVLDLLFNLGPEALTYLQKLDLKL
- a CDS encoding rhomboid family protein — translated: MSGTSLSYQFKTASIVVKLIVINVLIWVGFMLLEWILNSGNIITQWLSLPTDLSRLIIQPWSLLTYAFLHGGFWHIFWNMLILYWFGQIVLNLFTEKRFLTVYLLGALAGGVFFVISYNLFPVLIQSTAFLVGASAAVRAIMIFIATYTPNTEVRIIFFNVKLWHIGVFVILTDLIQIPSSDNAGGLLAHVGGALFGFVYAQQLGKGNDIGLWWERFADTVVGFFKPRPKSEKKAKMKTVYRNTKAHATASTVSKSMSKTEKQIRIDTILDKISKSGYDSLSKEDKDFLFKAGKDT
- a CDS encoding carboxypeptidase-like regulatory domain-containing protein is translated as MKKYYISILNTKANWFIRFSLIVLCCTGVLSAQESQKYLEYKGTVISKTSENPLPFVNLLIEGTNIATVTNSEGNFSLKVEEAMPNAKVTLTYPGYEKLIIILKDLDQNKSVISLSPQAYELDEINISRPKNALTLVEQVFSNIENNYSDQENFMTAFYRETINKRNRSASLAEAVVTIQKTPYTNAGNDLIALYKARKSTNYDRLDTVAIKLQGGPLNALYADLVKYQKYFITRETLSDYDFSFGEPLVNDGNIVYVVNFKQKSSILEPLYYGKLYIDSKTSALTNALYNLNVENRKAASDLFVKKKPNQVKVYPTEISYRVDYRNKDGKWYYSYSNVQLEFVVNWKRKLFNSKYRINSEMLITDWETELQGKEGINRRSKFKENTVLADEVSGFADPEFWGAYNVIEPEKSIQQAIEKIQKQIKKE
- a CDS encoding rhomboid family intramembrane serine protease, which gives rise to MGKITETVKVLLIINVIFFLGTKFLFPQALDLFALWFPANSNFEYWQPLTHMFMHDQSSIFHILFNMYALYAFGGPVEQALGKSKFIFFYFSAGLGAALIHTLVGYYHYQSGYNALLDAGVSPSDISQILEKAFASIQQTGQYSYPDIGEPDKIRGMIEAFSTSAVGASGAIYGVLVAFGMLFPNAELFLIFLPIPIKAKFFIPALILLDLFSGVTGFSLFGQNIANFAHIGGALFGFIMMWYWKKNSFNDKRWY